A section of the Aricia agestis chromosome 4, ilAriAges1.1, whole genome shotgun sequence genome encodes:
- the LOC121726612 gene encoding uncharacterized protein LOC121726612 — MSFLTEYIDEYRAIPIQKTKMCRPEDRWARVKGEWLDPTSGSENKEWTEKEIDKFIKTTMQSLRGQSTYYNHYCAKLSPEFKTRPFQPRPKKKRPCKQPVVAEEPPSSQKDVPKLAIKDTELMKSAKYLYERDMDKPTLQPLDTHFRILGYVRPHYFKTGISDYQNGIARFAYEMIRDERFPQYQSHNGCRPKWGLPPEGTRQPELDIIPLDGERLY; from the exons ATGTCCTTTCTTACGGAGTACATAGATGAATACCGTGCGATTCCTATACAGAAAACTAAAAT GTGTCGACCAGAGGACAGATGGGCAAGAGTAAAGGGAGAATGGTTAGACCCAACGAGTGGCTCTGAAAAT aaagaATGGACGGAGAAGGAAATTGATAAGTTCATTAAAACTACCATGCAGAGTCTACGTGGTCAGTCTACATACTACAACCATTACTGCGCGAAACTCTCACCAG AGTTCAAAACGCGACCATTCCAACCGCGCCCGAAAAAGAAGAGACCTTGTAAGCAGCCAGTGGTGGCCGAGGAGCCGCCATCTTCACAAAAGGACGTCCCCAAACTCGCCATCAAAGATACGGAGCTGATGAAATCTGCGAAATACTTGTACGAGAGGGACATGGATAAACCGACACTGCAACCTTTGGACACGCACTTTAGAA TTCTAGGCTACGTTCGTCCGCATTATTTTAAGACGGGGATTTCGGACTACCAGAACGGCATAGCTCGGTTCGCGTACGAAATGATACGCGACGAGAGGTTCCCACAATACCAGTCCCACAACGGCTGCCGACCGAAGTGGGGATTACCACCTGAGGGCACCAGGCAGCCTGAGCTGGATATTATACCCCTGGATGGTGAGAGACTGTATTAA